In Hemicordylus capensis ecotype Gifberg chromosome 12, rHemCap1.1.pri, whole genome shotgun sequence, the genomic stretch TTGAACTGGAGAAAAATCTCCAATTGCACTGAAGATAGGACTTtactgggaggtggggagaggtaaATGCCCTCTAACCACCAGACAACACTACTCTTTCATTTCTTTCATGTTCCTGTAAGGCTTTCCAAAGCACCGCTGGGTCCTCAGCCTTTGCAGACAGCCTTCCACTATGTTTTTTTGCATATTGCTCCTCCTCTAACTACAATTGTATAAGTCATCCTGTTCATCAAAATAAGAACACACCCCATCCTGATGTACTTCATTAGGCCTTGAAGTTAACCTTCATGTGCCCAAAGAGAAGCAGCGTGCCTTCATTGCTGCTTCTGATGTGACAAAAGCCCACAAAGACTTCCTTTTTACCTTGAGGCAGGACTGGcctgcctgaagctctccagctgttgttggaccacaactcccatcacctcagttgtggctgggggtgataggagttgtagtccatcaacaactggagagccttcAGTTCACCTCCAGATTGTTGTGCTCTCCTGGGAAGGCAATGTAACATCATCTGTCTTTctggtgttttatttttaaagtaaaaaggCAGACACAATaagcaaacagaaagagaaaagagaccACATAATGGGAGGGAGTAGCTTTTGCAATCGGTGCCCTAACCAAAAATGAAGCGACAGCACCCACTACTGTCTGAAAAGTCAGTGTGCAGAATTCTAAGGGAAGCTTAACCACCTGTTGCAATTGACCTGATGTTGAAATTGACGTAATCACACACAAAACTATTCAAAAGTGTtattgctgtgctgggggtgtaacCGCTTAGGGAACAGTTTTAATCTTTTTAGGCCAGGAGTTCTCAGACTAGGATCTGCGACTGCTTggaatgcagaaggccccaggttccctcgctggcagcatctccaggttgggctgggagactCCTGagcctgaatccctggagagccgctgccagtcagtgtagattctcaatgttgggtccccagatgttattggacttcaactcccataatccccatctaaaggccactggggctggggattatgggagttgaagtccactaacatctggggtcccaacgtAGAGAATCCttggtgtaaacaatactgagctagatagacttcCTATAAAGCcatttcctatgtttctattgaAGGCgattgtatctggggatgatgagaattgtagtccagcaacatctaggaccccaagtttgagaacccccgttATAATGAATTCAGGGTTGTGAATATGGGTCCTAGCTGGCCAGCTCTTTTCTTAGGCAGGTCACTAGCTCACCTGAACTTGTGTGCCAAGGAAGCAGTAAACATTTTCTGTAGTTTCACATACTGTAGTGTTCTCAGTTACAACTtggcctccatgcacccacaccttCCCTTGGTCCTTCAGCCCCCATCCTCTACAGGTGTGTGGAGGGACGGGACACTGAAGCTGTGTCACTGTTATGCCAGACTGGAATAAGATGtagctgtatttacccaaatacaagacaactctgaatttaagacaacgcCCATAAAAATTGAGTTTAAATACAGGTCATACCTGTATtaactcaaaaggaagaggactctgaatttaagacaacgcctcaatttctaacagcaaagaacCTGGGGAACTAACTCTGGATGTGGTCCATtggtatttttaatattttttttttaactgctaatGACAGGAATACCTTTGAATAAGCATCCAATCTCATATCTGTAACATATGTGGCATCCAACTCAGAATGGAATAGGACCCATCTTATCAAGCAGTTGCAGGAAAATCTAGGATTCAGGTAAAAAGTAGAACCAGCAAAATAGCCATTTAAATTTGTCTGAGACGCTAGGCCTATGCCACTTAAAAAATTAGATTTGATTAACTAGTTTTCAACAGAGTGAACCAGTGAAGGGGCCGCTCCGATAATCCTCACGAGGAAACAGACACGTGCTCATCTGCCCTTagctttatttactttatttatttatttatttagacatatttgtatactgtccaaaacgcaagtctctgggtggccCCGCATAGAATAATACAATCCCAGAACGCTTGGGTCAAACAAGACTTTGTGATTTTCTAGGCTAGCCAGAAATCTGCTACAGCACTCAGTGCACAAACCTGAGAGACAGccctccagcctctgtttggaaccCTCCAGCGAAGGAGATCCCCCcagtgcatgaggcaggctgttccactgtcagaCCTTTCCTACAACTGGAAATACTTCCTAATGTTtagtctaaatctgcttcctagAGGTTTCAACGCCCTGGTCCTGCACccaggagcagcagggaacatatACCATTCTCCCTAACCAAAATGCATCGAGGGAAAGTGAGGGATCAGTCTGCCACACGGCCTCTATAAGctttaagccctcttcagacattacattgtacatgtaaACCATTGTCTCTACGTGtattcatgtttttgtgtgaatgcctttATATGCATGCATTTTAAccatgaacctggatacaggcctacTCACATGCAGGGTACAATAGGAAGGGTACTGctatatgtgcattcaacatgtgaataattgtacatgtgtacagatctgtgcatacTTATGCTACACACAGATGGTATGTGACTTGCACATAAGGCATGCATAGGGCTTCCTGTGTTTCCAGTCTTCAAGAGGATTGGGGCCAAAGACCAAGGGAAAGAGCCAAGGGTGGATGTATGGAGGTGACGTTGTGTGTGATTGGTGGAAGCCATTCCGTGTATAAATGGCCACACAAAAATGTTGCCCTCCCTCTTCTTTGAGAGCCTGTGTCTTTCAGTCTCAGGTTACCAAGGGAACGGCTCCTTCATGGGTTGCTTTGACCTATCTTCTCCTCACCCTTCTGTCCTCCTCAACCATCTCTCAGTGGCCcttggagggtgggtgggtgagttgtGCTTCCGAGATCACTCCAGACCTTTTAATTAATGTATTtcttcagtcaatcaatcaacagGATGGCGGGGGGGGTCCATAGACATTTGCACAAGCTAAATATAAAATCAGACCAATAAGTCCAGGGCCCACACTTGGGGTTGACAGGAGCCACCACTGCTTGCAGTGAAGATCATTGatatagccctgctaactgggcaaagaggcaccttttgatgtggtgattctctttattgagcagggggagagtaactggccctattcaaccccagcacaagacctccagtagggatgtgcatttcgttttggatacaaaacgttttgtgaacaaaacaggccatttcgcctgttttgtagccaaaacaaaacacccaatgcgcaaaacagaacattttgtagccaaaacaaaacatccctgtttcggatacaaaatgttttgttgtttcagctgttttggaactccattttgcaattgcaaaaagtctttctccttcagtctctattttgagttttgacatctgtgtgaatttccagcccttccagcctgcagattggccagcggaagcatgagctgatctgctggcaattgcctccttattccttttaagcaaatttcagggtaaattttaccctcattaggctagtgtgcatttaccctcattgaccagtggggcagtgtgcatttcattgttgttgttttacactgttgtgTGTACATCAATTGTATTTTGGGCAGGGGGGgaggtggatgtgcatgacctttggaaatctgcctgattttcccccaaagctctgctgttgttgatgtgtgatgttgatgttatttggggtggattgggggcagaaagggggatttaggggcagaagagtggttcaggtggtagtgccccaatgggtgcctgctgccacccagattccaaaggaattgggaaaagggctgatttttaaagaatttctgaagatgaaatgtctttggggcagattcggggcagaaaggaggtctgaggggcaaaacagcgggttgggtggcagtgccccaaggggtgcctgccacaacccagattccaaaggaatagggcaaagggctgatttcttaggaattattTAAGTTTTCGCTTctttaaagtccccccccccagggaataatggaggtttcagcagacccataactccacctggggggcactggggtggccaggagtgagtcgtggtgtagtgcacatagggtgccaactgcccccatgggttgctaacccatggggtgctgggttctgttgtttctgaggtcttctgagtgtagattctctggtagcatatgagattttcaatgacaaaccatgaatccactcttatatgctaccagagattcagattctctggtagcatatgagagtggattcatggtttgtcattgaaaatctcatatgctagaAGGAATTATGGAGggccatcattccctatggggaagaactttacagacacgcaaactccattacatctttaaaaatcagccttctgcccaattcctttgaaatacttctggcagcttccttgcccccactaggcactaccacccaccctactctgctctgggacacccctttccccccaacatgaagctatacttttgctaaaacctcaattcttccctatgggaaaaatcctatacttcaaaaattcaccgaaacccagccctttgcccaattcctctgaaatttgggtggtagtttccacccattgggcactaccgcccccacccactagtttttccctggggccattttaaaaaatccaaaacgtttcggatttggattttgcaatttcgaacaaagaacaaaattggggtgtttcggattggctggttttgaacaaagtacaaaacgggggtgtttcggatttgtgccaaaaacaaaacagaaaaaaacacaaaacgcacaaccctaacctccagtgactgttgctggggtctatcttatgtttctttttagattgtgagccctttggggacagggagccatctcatttatttgttatttatttctctgtgtaaaccaccctgagccatttttggaagggcggtatagaaattgaattaattaataaataataataataataataataataataataataataataataataataaaaaaaaaattaagcctcAAGCTGGCTGTGGGCTGAGGTGGCGGGAACTGCCGGAGGGCTTTGTTGCATTCCCTACCGCTCACTTGTGAAAAACAAAAGAGTTACTCAGTCGCTGGGCAGAGTGCTGAGCCTGCAGCCTGGGTGCCACCACCAgcggaagcccagcctgggcacCAGGCCCAGCCGACCGGCTTCTGGGAGGTTTCCTCCCCCACTGGGTGGGCAGAGGGTTGGCAGCAGGTCCTCACAGCTTGGGGTCCCACAAATTTAGGATTGGCTCaccagccagccattatttgtggtcggCAACAATGATCCCCTGTCTCCCCGCAAAtcctttctggcacacaggcagaaagcttaggagagaagtgggtcttctgccCTTTGCGCAGGGATACAGAGAGGGTAAGAAACAGCTTTCTTGCCTTCTCCGAAGTGGCAGTGGAAATGCGACCTGTCTGAGGTGGTGACCTGCACGGCTCGCCAGAGGACTGGGGGTGCTCGCCACGGGTGAGCTGGCAAATGGGTTTGTAGATGCCTGTCCCCAGCCAATGCTCCATCTGTGAAAGGCAGGGTGTGAGAGGGGGCAGCTATCTCCCACCCTCCATTCCCCTCTCCCCTAAGGAGGCTGAGATGCCATTGAGAAGATTGGCTTGGATCTcacagagccacaaaatgccaGAGTTGGGAGAGGGCCCTGGAGGTCTTCGAGCCCAGACCCTTGCCCAGTGCAAGAGACAGCTACAGTGTTGCTGACAGAGGGCCGCCCAGCCTCAGTCTGggaacctccagcaaaggagagcccgccACGGCAGGAGGCAGACTGGCCCATTGTCCTGCAGCTCTTAAGAAATGGCTCCTGGTGTCTaccctaaatctgcttccttgtccttTCAGCCCATTAgtcctagtcctgccctcaggagcaacgtTCTTCCTTCTGTTTCTCTGCAAAGTACAACGTAGATTGATGGCAGCAGACAaaaggaaggagagctgatcttctggcagcaagcatgaactgtcccttttgctatgcagggtctgccctggtctgcttttggatgggagactacataagaacataagaacagccctgctggatcaggcccaagaaggtccatctagtccagcatcccgtttcgcacagtggcccaccagatgccgctggaagccacaggcaggagttgagggcatgccctctctcctgctgttactccccgcaactggtacccagaggcccCCTGtccctgaggctagaggtggcctacagccctccgactagtagccatcaacagccctctcctctatgaagttatcaaACCCCTCGACATATGAGTGCTGTTAGGTATTCCCAGAGAATGGGGgcatagctgagtggtagagcatctgcttcgcatgcagaaggtcccagattcaatccctggtgacacctccaggtagggctggaagagattcctgcctggatccttgggaaaactgctgccagtcagtgcagacaataatgaCCTAGATGacccaagggtctaactcagtaggcagcagcttcccatgttcctaaatcACACGCATTGCCATTATCCCACGTCCAGATCTGTTTCCTGGCCTGTGTCATAGGGATGAAAGGGGATAGATGCTGTGCTAGAAATGATTCGTTATGAGGGAGCCAATCTGACATTCCTGTACATATTGCGGGCAGGGGTGGAGTTTGGATCCATTTTCCGCCAAGAATGCAGCTTGGACCGAAGAGGCGAGCAGCTGAAATCTCTGGGGATCAAGAGAGGCACAATGGCAGAGAATGCATCCTGCTGACCGCAGCATGAATCTTGCCGGCAGGCGGGCACTATATAAACAAACAGAGCCTGTCTGGGCAGCAGGCGGCCCATGGAGGAAGTGTCAGCATTCAGCGAGCGAGGTGAGTCACTCCAGACAGCCGGGCTTCCCCTTCTCGGCTGGATTCGACAGGCTGAGCCTCTCATTCGGAAGGCTCTCCCTACTACCCCCATATCAAAGAATCCTTCCTGGAAAATAGCAGTGTGTGTAGGGATGGGAAGAGCTGGGATGGGAGCTTGGAAACTGCATGATAACAATGGTTTGCTGCATATGTCTGGTGCTTTCAAAGTGTGCAAGCACTTGCCATTCTACAGCAACCTTGCGAGGCAGGGGTTCCTGGATTCATGAGGAAAAGAGCTGGCCTCgaagtagtgagcatgaattgtcgcctCTGCAAAGCAGAGtcagctctggtttgcatttggaaaggTGACTGCATGTAAGCACCATCTGCTGTTAGATATGGGGTGTGGGGGCTGTAAGTGGCAGAGcattagcatgcagaaggtcccaggttcagtccctggcagcatctccaggtcgggctgggaaagacccctgtctggaaccctggagagctgctgccagtcagtgtagtcaacactgagctagatggaccaagggtctgactcagtagatggcagcttcttaaATCCCAATATATTAAGGGCAGGGATATTCCAGGAAGGGGTCATAACTGAGTgggagagcatttgctttgcatgcagaaggctccaggttcagtacctggcagcatctccaggtagggcttggaaagacccctgcctgcaaccagggggagctgctgccagtcagtatagagtatagacaatattgagctaggtgaactaattctctcacttgGTAAAGCAACTTACTATGTAAGCTGTGAAGGgttggattggggccatggcaCTAGAAGAAGGGGTGTTTCTCTTTCCACTCTGTGCCATTTCCCCTGTCaccctccaaacacacacacacacacacacacacacacacacacacaccctctactTCCACTTATTTGCTTTGCAGGGGAAACATGcagtactgcagcagctgctttgaattactttttttttttaaccttgctgTCACAGATCCTTTTCCTCCTGGACAGTTTATATTGCGGGCTTTTGGGATCACTATTGCCAGACACTGCTGGAGAAAGTTGTATTTGCAATAAGGACAGTGTGAATGCCAAAGGATAGTGTCCCAACTCCAATCAGTTCCAATCAGTTGTCGTGGGTGACTCAAGTTTGAAGACAAatttgatttccccccttctctccctccctctcactctccctctctttctcaatAGAAGCAATCCCTGCAGCCAAGATGGCTCAGACAAACCCCCAACCGGCGCAGCTTGGCCCATGGAAGGTAGTCCTACATTTTATTTTTCAATATGCCTTCTCGTTTAGCAGCTCAGCACACAAGCAAGAGCTTTGGCTGGCCATGCAGAGTGGGACAAGGTGTCACAGACAGGCTCACTTCTGCCATGAGACAgagggaggcagctgcctcaggtggTGAATCTGGGTGTCTACATACAgcaaagttcagtttttaaagTATTAATTAGATTTCCACCCCTCGGGGCAGATCATTCATGAGACACGGTGATGCAGTGGCCTGAAATGGTGGGTGGCTGCGGCACCAGCAGAGTGATGAGATGCTCCCCACTGtcgccatcagagcagctcttccagACCGATCAGACCCTGGCAAGATTTGCACAGAGTGCCCCCCTACATACTCCTTctgaagcttgcaagaagcaccaggagagaagaggaggctgctgctgctggcaaccttctcttcttcctGCCCCTGGCACCACTTTGGTTTTGACCCCCACCAGGATTTTGATGCCTTTTATCAGCCACCGCAATACCTTGAGCTGCCCCCAAGACACACCAATTTCCAGTCTTCTCCACCAGTTCAGGCTCCCATCTGATAGCACGCCCTCTTTCAGGTCACCATTTATGACCAAGAGAACTTCCAGGGAAAACGGATGGAATTCACCGCTGCCTGCCCCAACATTGTGGAGTGCAGCTTCGATAATGTTCGCTCACTCAAGGTGGAGAGTGGCACGTGAGTATGGGGCTAGTCTCCAAAGCGTGGGAGTGGCTTTGGAGGGGGGTGGGGCTGTGGAATCAGCTGCAGCCGCATGCCCTATGCATGCAGAAGACTTTCTTCCACTGCTTCTGGCCACATCTTTAGGTAGGAAGCACCTGCCTGTCTGCTTTTATTAAGActgaggttctcaaacttaggtccccagatgttgttaggctATAGTTCCCACCATCTACTTTGTCTCCTGAAAACTATGTCTCTGAGGAAtgcgtgaccctcagggacatatttttggaagtcacCATTGgctccagagggaaggggaggtgggCAAAAAGTACTCCTCCCCAATAGCACCAATACAGTGTGGATGTCAAGCAATGACAATAATGAATTATAGTTCCAATTATAAataggtggagagctggtcttgtggtagcaagcatgaattgtcccctttgcaaaacagggtccaccctggtttgcatttggatgggaaactacatgtgaatgctgcaagatattctccttaggagattGGACAGCTCTGGggagaatatctgctttgcaggcagaaggtcccaggttcacgccTGGAAAGATTTAGTGTGCCAGTGTAGGGCTGGGGGTACCTGGTGGGCCTTGTTTCTCTGTGTCCTGCCTTCCAAGGGCACCCCCCAAGCCGTGGCTTCTACTTTCCCTTGGCAGCTGGTTTGGCTACGAGCACACTAGCTTCTGTGGGCAGCAGTTTGTCCTGGAGCGAGGTGAGTACCCCCGGTGGGAGGCCTGGAGTGGCAGCAACGCTTACCACGTGGAGCGGCTGATGTCCTTCCGTCCCATCTGCTCGGCCGTGAGTATTGccttcactctgggctcctcgagGTGGACCCCATCCCAAATTACAGGCCCATTAAAACAAGACCTTGCTTAGAAGCAGAGTTCACAGTGCCAGAAGTGGGCTTTTTTGTTACACAGAACTGTTCCTCAGAATGGTGgttctgttttttaaagtaacaaaATAAGCTGATTATAAAAAAATGTTTGAATTTTTTATCTTTGAAACAAGGGGGCTCATGTCCAGAGGTTGAACAGGGGAGCAGAGGGAGGTATGAAGAGGGAGATGTGCTTGCACacgtgctggtgtgtgtgtgtgtgtgtgtgtgtgtgtgtgtgtgtgtgtgtgtgtgcgcgtgcgtgctcacacacacactttctcaggAAAAGGGGAAATGCTAAGCAATATGAAGGTTTTTCAGAGTGAAGTAAAAATAGCTGGAGGTAAGGAAGATCAAAGGACAAGCATCCTGATGGTTCAAGATTTTGGGAGTATTCAAAACCAGGAGAGAAAAACAGGGAAACGAGCTTCTGTTTGTAACGAAGCAGCTACAAAACCTCATGCAGTCTCCAAGGCTCTGaaatggcttgtttgttttatttgttttaaaaaggcaaaaggtTCTGGGACTCACACTTGCCAGGCACCCTTTTCCAGTTCCCTCCTCTTAGAGGGAGCGGCTTCCAGCCAAGAGACAGACCCTCTGCATGCGGTCGAAGGCCCCCTCACTATCGCTCTCCATGCCCCATTACTGGGCTGCAGTGCTGAAATCAGTGGCTGGGCCTTAGGCGTTGCCACTGCTGGGCTGATCAGGACTACGGTGCTGGTGATACAGGGTTTATTCTTCTGCATCCACAGAACCACAAGGAGTCCAAGATCACCCTCTATGAGAAGGAGAACTTCATGGGCCACCAGTGGGAAGTTCAGG encodes the following:
- the CRYBA1 gene encoding beta-crystallin A3 yields the protein MEEVSAFSEREAIPAAKMAQTNPQPAQLGPWKVTIYDQENFQGKRMEFTAACPNIVECSFDNVRSLKVESGTWFGYEHTSFCGQQFVLERGEYPRWEAWSGSNAYHVERLMSFRPICSANHKESKITLYEKENFMGHQWEVQDDYPSLQAMGWANNEVGSMKIHCGAWVCYQYPGYRGYQYILESDHHGGDYKHWREWGSHAQTSQVQSVRRIQQ